In Euphorbia lathyris chromosome 10, ddEupLath1.1, whole genome shotgun sequence, the DNA window CTTAAGAACGGTTTGGGATTCAGAATTGTGGGACACCGCAACGAGCCATCCACAACCCATTATTCACTAACCCAATAAATAAGGAAGAGTGTGAAGAAATGACTAAAGAATCGAGTAAAAATAGGAAATGTGGGATGAAATGAAATAGTGGGAAGAAGATGTGAGCGATTAAAGTGGATATAGATAACATGTACAACCACCATAGTTTTAGAAATACTATAAATATGACTTAAAACCTTTTCTAAACTCCAATTCCAATCAAACAAAAACACATATACTATGtcaaaattactctaaacttcTAACTTTTTTCTTCTTAGTTTCCGATTCTAATTTCACTCCAAAAACTCtcttttaatttcaatttacTTTTTAACAACCTGTTTTTCAAGTTCTTATTATTCAATTATCAATCACGAGTCCAAAAGTTAACACTTTCACAGCTCCAATTTCACTAAAATAAGTCTATGTCCATTTTTATACGTTTTGTCCAGCAAATTCATTTTCACATTTCAGACCTTTTACGTCGcgattttgttctcaattactATACAAACTCGTTTCTAACATTATTAACTTGACTTTAGGCTTTCGCTTCGCCTTATTTATGTCCAAAAACTCGTTTTACAAGATATTTTTTACACCTCCAATCGTTTTACACAATCTGCCCAGATTTTGTACGTTTTTTCCAGCCATATAGTTTTTATGTTTTCAGCCGTTTGAAGTCTGATTATGACCCTATTCTTACATACACTCGTTCCCAACAtcctaaatttcattttagGCTTTCGTGTCCGAAAACTCGTTTACAAGCCATCCAAAGTCAGACCCAAATCTGATCCAATTATGTCCAAATTAACCCAAATTCTGATCCAGAAGCCCACAGACAAAGTCAGCCCCACTCTTCATCGATCGTTCGAGGTGCTCGTGGTGTTAATAATTTTTACGGAATAAAACTGTACAAAGCACATCcccatgtttataaacttttaaaccacatagatTGTTtttgcaaatcggccaaaccacaatgtttatttttgtacttttccctaaaatgTTTTTTAAAAGAAGTATATCGTTTCATTTATAGGAATAATAGAACATCTTGACATAAGTAATTAAAACATTACAATCCAGAAGTACATCTGAGAAGTTTCAATCTGCATATTCAATATCATACATCGTGATAGAGCAACAATAGATATTGTTTGGAACGATTTTTGGCACAATGACGAGAAACCCACTCTACCCTGAATTGACTTTATAGTTTTTTTCTCCAACAATGACTTAATGATCTTTCAATGAGCCAGATTTATTTGGTGATAAGCTAAACTCTTCTGTTTTTCATGAAGGAAAATATTTAAATATGATAATACTTGTACATGAGACATACCATAACACCATAAagggagaaagaacaaaaaaaactataaataaaagaTGAAACTACAAAATCCACCATATTAgatcaaataaaaaatttattaaataaagaaaaagcaaaacatgACAAATAATGAGTTTATATTTCAGTTAAAAGCCGAAAGAAAATCTCAAAACCCCAATgaaaaaagaaattttttttaacatcaaTAAATACACTCTTTCTTCACTATAATAAATTCTCGGAACTTAAAAAGCTGAGGAATGTCCAACGTTATCTCAAGTTTATTAACATCGGGATTAAGACTTTCATCTCAAAATCATCATAATGATTGATCTTTCCTTAAAAAACATTAAGGTTGTGGTTAcacaacaacaataacaaatcaaaattttaacttttacttAATTACAAGGAAAGGAATTTGCATAATATGAGAcataaattttctttttccttttgtaAATTTCCATTTGGGACCAGGCGGTTAATGTagaatttgatcattcactcgccaaaaaaaaaagtaacgaAACCATAAATTTATTCCAGTAACTGTCCCTTCACTCACATGATGGCACATCAACCAAATGTTGGAATGACGTGGCATCATCTGACTGAAGGACCATCAGTGGTTCGGATCCAGAGTAGAATAGACAGCCCATCCATTGGAATGCAACTCAAGCAAGCTTCAAGCTCATTTAAATACTAGACTGAATAGAGTTGGTATTGAGGCGTTAATTACAACAAAAACAACATTGTTGAAGACGCCtgaaaatgaattaaaacaataatattaCCTTGGtgaattctccattaatccttGAAATCATCAGGCATAGTTATCATCTCCTTAACTTTGATAGAAACCACAATTTCTGCAGATTTTCATGCCATGGCTGCGAGGCAAGCAATAATCCAACGTTCAACTTCAGATCCTTTTctatcatcttcatcttcatcaaaaACACGAATACTATCTTCAACCCGATCGACGAGTACAAGTTCCCGATCGAACAAGTCTGTGTACTGGCTTCAATGGAGCAATGTGACCAAGCTTGGAAGTCTAATTAGCCTTGGAAGGAAGAGCAGTGATTCAGGTTCAAGAAATTCTGATTTAACTGAAGAAAGTCTTGAAGCTCATAACAGAAGACAAGAAGAGATTATCTTTCAATCTCATAGGATTAGTGTTGATGATAGGAATGCTAAATGTAGTCCTTATTATAAAGGACTTACTGATTATTCCCTTATTATCAACCGAGGGAAAAATCAATCTGCTGCTAGTCCTGGACATGAAAGTCATGCTACTGCTACTACTTCTACTTCTATTTCATCTTTTGTTCTTGTTAAGATGCAAGAATGGAGTTCTTGCTtctcttcttctgcttcttctgtaATGATCAAGCCCTATAAGGATAAGGAGAACAATGTTCCTGCTGTTTCTGTTGATGTAACTTTGCAGGCGCCGGAGATCCAGACCGAAAGGAAAGGTCCTGATAAGTGTGTTTTGTCTGTCATTAATGAGGAGAAGCCATTGAGGGAGAGAGTTTCGGCATCAGAATTCAATTTGCCATTGAAAGAGACACTGGTTAGCAAGGTGTTTGATGGACGGAGGTTTAGATGGGGAGACAAGTACAGGCCAAAAGCTTTGAAAGATTTTATCTGCAATCGCTCTACAGCTGCCAAGATGCAGACTCTGGTAAGTTCTTTCTTGTTTTGGATTTTTGCTCGGAATAATGCTGGTCCGGTTAAACATTATTCTCCGAATAGTGCTTGCTTAATTAGAGTGAGATCAGATTAAGTTCGTCTGActttaaaactgtaaaaaatcgTCAACTTCTTCATAAGGTGTGTAAACAAGAAAGTCAGATGAAGTTCATCCAGATTGTGAGGAAGTCGGATGAAGTTTGTCCGACTTCTTCACAACAATGAGTGAACAGAGAAGTTCGATGAACTTCATCCAACTTCTAGTTGCAAGGAAGTAGGATGAAGTTCATCGGACTTCTTTAAATCAGCTGGTTTCAACAAACATTTTTCATATTCATCGGACTTCACATTAGTTAAACGAGCATTATGCTCGAAATAATTTGTAACCGGGCCATGATGCTGATCAAATATCTAGTTTTTTTGTTTAGACTTGAGTGAATAAggattgttttgattaattttgCAGACTATGATGAAGGGAGTAGAATGTCATCATTTCATATTTGAAGGACCTGCCGGTGTGGGAAAAAGAACTATGATTTGGGCTATGCTTCAAGAAGCTTATGGACCTGAGTGTTTGCAGACCAGGGAAGAGAGCAAGGCATTTAACTTGAAGGTTCTTTTCACTTTCTTTCATTCATCATATTCATACTTATCTTGCACGTACACTTCTCTTTAGTAGCGTTTCGGCTTTTCATGTCCATGTCTATATCCATCTCATGTCCTTTCCGTTTTTCTAAAGCTATTTTctgaaggttatgttttaaaaataacgTGTTCTGTGACATTCTTTCAATCTTTAATACAGGGGGAATCAGTTGGAACTATAGAAGTAAGAATAAAGGTATCATCCCAACATATAGAGGTCAATCTCTCTGATCTCAAAGGCTATGAGAAGCATGTCATTGTTGAACTTATTAAAGGAACTAATCATGGAAAATCACTTTCGAAACCCGATCCTTGTCGAGGTATACGTCTGCAGATCATTTATGTTTGGAATCACAAACCATTAAGTGAAGAAAAGGGTCACTTATGAATTCATTTCTCTGTGCAGCAATCATTTTATATAATGCAGATAAGCTATCTGCAGATGCTGTACTCTATATAAAATGGCTTCTAGAAAGGTATAAAGGGTCTAGCAAGTTTTTCTTCTGCTGCTCTGATGTCTCCAAGCTTCAGCCCATTAAGGAACTCTGCACATTTGTTCAGCTTTTCCTGCCTTCAAAGGAAGAGGTACAATAGTATTTCGGATATACGCATCATGAACTTTAGATATCAATTTAGTGCATAACTTAgtattttgtcaaattaatttaaaagtgacttgctatgttgcacggaaacggaaacaaaaacaaaattacatTTGTTTTTCCAATGTTCAGATCCTTGAAGTGTTAGATTTTATAGCTAAGCAAGAAGGCATAGAAGTTCCACGGAAATTTGCTGAGAGGATTGCTGAGCATTCAAAGAACAACTTCCGGCAAGCTATTCGGGCATTGGAGGCCTCCTGGGAGAGAAGGTGAGCTTCCAAAGCATACGAAAGTGTAGAGAAATATAGTGTTTTGATGTTTTTCAGTTGTAAAACTGTGACTTTTGTGTGCAGTTACCCCTTCACAGAAGATGAAGAAATTCTGACAGGTTGGGAAGATGATATTGCTAATATTGCCATGGACATTATCCATGAGCAGAGTCCAAAACAGTAAGCATTTTATGTTTTCATCAGAAGTTCTTGATATCCGGGCGAGCAAGTGTATCAGTTCCATCTTGGCCCAGCTCGTAGGAGGGTGTCCGCGGAGCCCCTTGCCTCAATGTTCTGGGAGCTGGTCTGCTGGATGACGACCCCGTAGATTTATTCCTCTTAGGCCTTGATGTTTTAGAGGACCCTCGGGGAGATAGGCAAGGGCACCTATCGCCCCGAGGATCCCCCAAGACCCTCAAGACAGGAAGGCCTAAGAGGAATAAATCTACGAGATCCTCATCCAACAGATCAGCCCTCCATAACACGGAGGCAGAGGCCCCACGGGCACCCTCCTGCAAGCTCGGCCTATATGGAACTCATACACTCGTTCGCCCGTACTACAAATAGATTACATAATTTTCTTAAACCTTTTGATCGGGCAGGCTATATATTATTCGCGGGAAGCTTCAGAATCTAATAGAGCATGATGTATCACCTGATTTTATTTTCAATGTAAGAGAATCATTCTATTTTCCTATAAACATGACCAAATTTTCTTAagttttaaagaattaaattctGATACAGACCCTGAAAGAAGAGTTGAAAAAGCATTTGGATGGGATGAGCAAAGTATTACTTGAAAATCTATACAAGGATTACCATGTAAGCAAGcaagtaaataaataatgaataGATTTTTCATTAGAGCTAACAAAATGAAGTTGTCTATAAATGAAATGTGCAGAGGAAAGATGGGAATATGTTGGAAGGTGAGAATCAACTAATGTTTTCCAATAGTCGGCATGATGAAGCTGGTAAAAAGCTTCATGAAGATCCGGCCAGGAAGAAGTTTTATCAATTTATGAATATTGAAGGTAACTTTAAACCCAAAACATCTTCTACTACTAGATATTTCTTTCTCTTGCAACTTTTATTATCATCATTCAATCAAAATTTGCAGATTTATTAGTCTTCTAAGCTAGAAAATTGTGGATTTCCTTCACAAGCTCGGATATTAATATAAGACATATGTTTGAGCTTTAGCTATCCGTTTAACCTTCggttcaattgatttcatgacatggtatctGGTCATcttggaccaaacggtcgagatTCAAGTCGTGCCCACCTAATTACTTTGGGAATTCAATCTATATCAAGTGGTATCCGAGCCAATGGTTTCCAAATCCAAAACTTCTTTTGGTCATCTTTCCACCAAGAATCAATCAAGAAAATATAGAGttcatagaaaataaaattgaaggGTTTAGGCAACTTGGAGAAGCCAATAGGGTGGACACTCAAGCATTGAGGATTGGAATGGAGCTATGAAGATAAGTCTTCAAAAGGTGCTTCAAATCTTGAGACTAAAACCTAGAAATGGAATTGAAATATGAGAAGAAACCAatcctcctcctccaccaccacaaTCTCAACAAGGAAATCTAGAAATCATTCTTCCAAGTCCACCATAACTTATTCAGCCCAAGGCTTTTATTATGCACCTTAGAAACCATAGAGACCAAGAGGTAAGAAGAATTAATCCTTATGTTCTTGATGATGTTGATAGCGATATAGGGATAGATATGAGAATGAAATGGGTAAATGTGGATATATTGGTAGAGTTAGAGCTAGTTTGACATTGTTGTGGTCAAAAGTTCAGCTTTCTTTGTAATtgtgaaaattgtttttcctcTGCAAAGTGTAGCTTCTCTTAAAAGTAGCTTTTAAAATTTTCCTTTTTCAGTAATTTTCATTTACCAAACTTTGCTTTATCTTTCCCATCTTTTGTAGCTTTTAATTGGAAATTAAGAAGGTTGCTTTTAGGGTTTGGGAAAGTAATGCCACACCGACCCTTAGCGGTAAAGATGTTGGTAGGAATGCCGTTATAAGTGAAACCATTGATAGAAATCAAATTTACACAACTATAAgataaggatgaattttacaagattaaaattgatttatcATCATTTGGGGATGATTTGGATATTGAGGATTTTCTTGATTGTTTGTC includes these proteins:
- the LOC136209428 gene encoding replication factor C subunit 3-like, with the translated sequence MAARQAIIQRSTSDPFLSSSSSSKTRILSSTRSTSTSSRSNKSVYWLQWSNVTKLGSLISLGRKSSDSGSRNSDLTEESLEAHNRRQEEIIFQSHRISVDDRNAKCSPYYKGLTDYSLIINRGKNQSAASPGHESHATATTSTSISSFVLVKMQEWSSCFSSSASSVMIKPYKDKENNVPAVSVDVTLQAPEIQTERKGPDKCVLSVINEEKPLRERVSASEFNLPLKETLVSKVFDGRRFRWGDKYRPKALKDFICNRSTAAKMQTLTMMKGVECHHFIFEGPAGVGKRTMIWAMLQEAYGPECLQTREESKAFNLKGESVGTIEVRIKVSSQHIEVNLSDLKGYEKHVIVELIKGTNHGKSLSKPDPCRAIILYNADKLSADAVLYIKWLLERYKGSSKFFFCCSDVSKLQPIKELCTFVQLFLPSKEEILEVLDFIAKQEGIEVPRKFAERIAEHSKNNFRQAIRALEASWERSYPFTEDEEILTGWEDDIANIAMDIIHEQSPKQLYIIRGKLQNLIEHDVSPDFIFNTLKEELKKHLDGMSKVLLENLYKDYHRKDGNMLEGENQLMFSNSRHDEAGKKLHEDPARKKFYQFMNIEEFIAKFMSFYKSHITS